In the Candidatus Cloacimonadota bacterium genome, one interval contains:
- a CDS encoding radical SAM protein, with the protein MKNIALLIKLILLRLFNKLTSKSILPISYTVSVTYRCNSRCKTCNIYKKKSEELSAKEYAKIFKKIGKSAYWITISGGEPFLKKDLYEIIQAIYKHSKPKVINIPTNGLLHNEIPTLVEKIAKNCPKSQIIINLSIDAIENQDDEIRGVKFAYSKAISTFRKLKKLKIENLNIGIHTVISKYNENNFQQIAGKLMSFEPDSYVTEIAENRVELGTMKYDISPSVMKYSQAIDYLLFHIKQMKFQGMNRITQTFRIEYYKMVKRLLVEQKQQIKCYAGILSAQIAPNGDVWPCCMKAVNVGNLKDFDYNFKKLWKKNETLNNELKKIVEESCYCPMANASYTNMLMNNKIMWKATKHFLFGSK; encoded by the coding sequence ATGAAAAACATAGCATTACTAATAAAACTAATTTTGTTAAGACTGTTCAATAAATTAACGTCAAAGAGCATCCTGCCGATAAGTTATACGGTTAGTGTAACTTACCGCTGTAATTCACGCTGTAAAACTTGTAATATTTACAAGAAGAAATCCGAAGAGCTGTCTGCCAAAGAATATGCTAAAATTTTCAAAAAAATAGGAAAATCTGCTTATTGGATCACCATAAGCGGAGGTGAACCTTTCCTTAAAAAAGATTTGTATGAAATAATTCAGGCAATATACAAACACTCCAAGCCTAAAGTAATCAATATTCCTACAAACGGACTGCTTCATAATGAAATTCCTACCCTTGTGGAAAAAATCGCGAAAAATTGCCCCAAAAGCCAAATCATCATCAACCTTTCTATTGATGCTATCGAAAATCAGGATGATGAAATACGTGGAGTGAAATTTGCTTATTCAAAAGCAATTTCGACTTTTCGAAAATTGAAAAAACTTAAAATAGAAAATCTAAATATCGGAATTCATACGGTAATCTCCAAATACAATGAAAATAATTTTCAACAAATCGCTGGAAAACTTATGTCTTTCGAACCGGATTCCTACGTTACAGAAATCGCAGAAAATAGGGTAGAACTCGGCACAATGAAATATGACATCAGCCCATCAGTGATGAAATATTCACAAGCAATTGACTACCTTTTATTTCATATCAAGCAGATGAAATTTCAAGGAATGAATCGAATAACTCAGACTTTCCGAATCGAATATTACAAAATGGTTAAGCGACTCCTCGTGGAGCAAAAACAACAGATCAAATGCTATGCAGGAATCCTGTCCGCTCAGATTGCCCCGAACGGAGACGTCTGGCCCTGCTGCATGAAGGCTGTGAATGTAGGAAACCTCAAAGATTTTGATTACAATTTCAAAAAACTATGGAAGAAAAACGAAACCCTGAATAACGAACTGAAAAAAATTGTGGAAGAATCTTGCTATTGCCCCATGGCAAATGCTTCTTATACCAATATGCTTATGAACAATAAAATAATGTGGAAAGCAACAAAGCATTTCCTTTTTGGATCTAAATAG
- the citF gene encoding citrate lyase subunit alpha: MKFTKNAAGRMIPDEIEGRKLRPFMGAFADSGGGYRAAPPIPVSKPDTNKVLKSLREAIKASGLKNGMTISFHHHLRNGDYVVNMVLDQIAKMGFKDINLFPTALFPVHKPIIEHIKNGVIRNIQGSMNGPVGNFVSHGGLPTLAVLRTHGGRVRAVEDGDVHIDVAFIAAPTADDYGNANGVDGPSACGPLAYSAIDWQYADKVVLITDNLVKYPLIPYSVPSTHVDFIVKVDQIGDPNLIVSGTTRITRSPTRLKIAEIAAQFISESPYFRDGFSFQTGAGGISLAITNILAGIMKKEGVKARFINGGVTKFAVKMLHDGLIDVLYDGQVFDTDAIYSFKHDLYHAETPMTMYANYHSKGCLVNRQDIGFLGATEIDVDFNVNVNTHSDGLLLHGIGGHTDVAAGAKLAMMVVPSFRNRIPIIRDEVTTITTPGETVDVVVCEKGIAINPLRKDLIEHFKNSDLPIRDIHDLKNEIEEITGIPEKPKLKDRIIALIEYRDGTILDVVRQVDEPMQ; encoded by the coding sequence ATGAAATTCACAAAAAATGCAGCCGGGAGAATGATTCCCGATGAGATCGAGGGAAGAAAATTACGTCCCTTTATGGGTGCTTTTGCAGATAGTGGGGGTGGATATCGAGCAGCTCCACCAATTCCCGTGAGCAAACCAGACACAAACAAAGTGCTGAAATCTTTGAGAGAAGCGATTAAAGCCAGCGGATTAAAAAACGGCATGACAATCAGTTTTCATCACCATCTTCGAAATGGTGACTATGTAGTAAATATGGTTCTAGATCAAATTGCAAAAATGGGTTTTAAGGATATAAATCTTTTTCCAACCGCTTTATTCCCCGTGCATAAGCCAATTATTGAGCATATTAAAAATGGTGTTATCCGAAATATTCAGGGAAGCATGAACGGACCTGTGGGTAATTTTGTTTCCCACGGTGGACTTCCCACATTGGCAGTTTTACGAACTCATGGTGGCAGAGTTCGGGCTGTTGAAGATGGAGATGTTCATATTGATGTAGCATTTATCGCTGCCCCCACAGCTGATGATTATGGAAATGCCAATGGAGTGGATGGACCTTCGGCATGCGGTCCTCTGGCGTATTCTGCTATTGACTGGCAATATGCGGATAAAGTTGTGCTCATTACCGACAATCTTGTAAAATACCCGCTGATCCCCTATTCTGTGCCTTCTACGCATGTAGATTTTATTGTCAAAGTAGATCAGATCGGTGATCCAAATTTGATTGTTTCCGGAACGACCCGCATAACCCGTTCCCCAACCAGACTAAAAATCGCAGAAATTGCGGCCCAGTTTATCAGCGAATCTCCTTATTTCAGAGATGGATTTTCTTTCCAAACCGGTGCCGGTGGTATTTCGTTGGCAATTACCAACATTCTGGCTGGGATAATGAAAAAAGAAGGTGTCAAAGCTCGTTTTATAAATGGTGGAGTTACAAAATTTGCCGTCAAAATGCTTCATGACGGACTAATAGACGTTTTGTATGATGGACAGGTATTTGATACTGATGCGATTTATTCGTTCAAACACGATTTGTATCACGCAGAAACTCCGATGACAATGTATGCAAATTACCACAGCAAGGGCTGTCTCGTAAATCGGCAAGATATTGGTTTCTTGGGTGCTACGGAAATTGATGTTGATTTCAATGTAAACGTAAATACGCATTCCGACGGACTTCTTTTGCATGGAATTGGTGGGCATACGGATGTGGCAGCCGGAGCAAAATTAGCTATGATGGTTGTTCCTTCTTTCCGCAACCGTATCCCGATTATCAGGGATGAAGTTACTACGATTACTACGCCCGGAGAAACCGTTGATGTGGTTGTTTGCGAAAAAGGAATTGCGATCAATCCGCTTAGGAAAGATTTAATTGAACATTTCAAAAATTCCGATTTGCCTATCCGAGATATTCACGATTTGAAAAATGAGATTGAAGAAATAACCGGAATTCCCGAAAAACCAAAATTAAAAGACAGAATAATCGCTCTTATCGAATATCGGGACGGAACCATCCTCGATGTAGTTCGTCAGGTGGATGAGCCGATGCAGTAA